The segment GCTAGGAGGAGTAGTTGGTCAGAAAAGGCAAAAGGGATTGGTTTGTGCAATAGCAGTGCTCCGCTGTGTATGAATGATCTCATGGTTCTTCTAGGACCCTCCTCACGCAGTCAGAGTTTGTCAAGCTGTCCACTTCACGAGCAACCGTATGGGGAGGCGGTGTCCCAAAGGAAAGGGGAGGCGCTGCCTGAGGGGAAGGTAAGGAGACTCCTACTCTTGCTCGAATCGCACTGTCCCCTTACCTTTCCCTCAAACAAGCATACACTTTCTTACGCACACATATGCATGCATGCACTGGCATCTACACAACCAGGATGCTTTCCCAGCACTTCCTCTCACAGCTGGCATCATCGGTATTACGTGCTCTTGGTTGTCGTCAGGACACGGTGAGTGGGCTTCCTTGCACGCTGTCCTCAGCTTCAGGCTTCTGTCAGCCGTTCTTTCTGATATTGTTGTCTAATATTGACAGCGATTCCTTTCTCTATGATCTTTTCTGatcattcatttcattttcttTGCTACATTTTAAAGTCCATTCCAGTTTTTTGCCTTATTTGCAGTAAATTTCACCTTTTGGTTTCTTTTCAGAGAGTACCAAACAATGTAGACTTGAATGGGGAATATATTTTAGAGGTGAAATGGTGATTGGCACATTATCAATATTTAGACTTGAGACTAAATACAGATACAACTGCAGAGGATATGAGATTACAATGCTGACAGTCTAGGTGTTTTTATCCTTTATCCCATAAATGAGCTTCTATGTTGCATATTTGACACTCGCAATTTTTGATGTCATTTTTATAAGTAGCTGAAATCAGATATTACACTGTTTAGTCATATAACAGAAAAATTTGGCTGCCATATCTTCCACAGCAGGACTTTGGAGCTGCTGAGTAGAGTCCATGCTGGACTTCTGGACTGAGGGCCATCTGTTCAAAACAGTCCTATTTTCTTTGCTGCCCACGTCTGTTTTTTGCCTCTCCTACACAGAGTTACAGTACATCCTCCTACTTTCAGGGAAATGGTGTTCCAAGCAGATAATATATGGACACtactttttttaaaatctgaaccCTTTGGCACATATTTGCTAAAGCTTTGGCTCTTGTTGCCAGAGCAGGTACTTGGTCTAAGAGTATTAACTccaatataatacaaaatagaAGTAGGGGCAGGTTTTAATTATTTCTGAACTATTGAAGTTTAGTGAAGTTGAGACATTGGTCACTGACTAATGTTTTCAGTTTGTTGGCCTGGGGTCTGGTCCATTTTCAGCCACAGGACCCAAACAATGATAGAGTGCCACCTATCTTCTCTTCTAGAGCTCAGAGGCTGTTATCGAATGGCTGAGTGAATTTCAGCTGCAGGTCTACGCTCCAAACTTCATCAGCGCCGGCTATGACATTCCTACCATTAGCCGAATGACCCCAGAGGTAAGAGCTGTCCCCCCACCCCCGTAATTCACCCTAAACCAGTGGTCACCGGACTCGGTCCTGGAGgaccggtgtcctgcagagtttagctccaacttgcctcaacacatctGCCTAGAATTTTCAAGTATACCTAGTAAGACCtttattagctggttcaggtattttttattagggttggagctaaactctgcaagacaccGGCCCTTcaggaccaagtttggtgacccctgcCCTAAACTATTCACGTCACTCCCCTCTACCCTAAATGTAACACCCACAAATCTGCTCAAAGCACAGAAAAGAAGCAAATCAATCACCAAAATCTCCTTGGATTCTGAAATAAAATTGCTTCCAATGTGCCAGAAGCACACAGGTTTTATGAGAGTTTGAATTTTGCCCATGGCAAGTTGTAAAATACCCCCAGAAAGTGTTGCTGTCTTGGTTGTCAAATGTGTTTGTCTTTTCTATGTTGGTATATTGATGAATCACATAATAACTTCACAAAAGCATATATTATGAATCATCTGTTACTAAATCAAAATtgttactaaaactgaaattaatctTTGAACAATTTGAATTCCTGAAAGCAAGCTCATCTACCCATACTTAATTACATTAAACCACTGACTTCATAGGATTTACATAGTGTCATTGCTGAAAACAGAATTAACAGGGGTGTTCTGTTGAAACACTGATAAATTAGGATATGTTTATATAGTTATGTTTGGGGGTACTCTGAAAAGGCTTATTTTCCTCACTCGTtccaatattatttatttttttcccttttccatttatttttttaattttgcatcTGCTTCTATCATCCTGGCACCTTTTGGCAATCTAAGTGTTTGATATGTCCAATCTTAAGTGTTGTACcttttatgtgtgtatatataatgtgtaTACAGTATATGATATTGtgcatttttgtgtgtgtattcatGTGCACAGAATATATGCCACTTGTATGAAGGTCTTAGAGTGCTCAAATGTGATTGACTGGTTTAGGGGCTCCTATATttattttcaggatttaacagctATTGGAGTAACCAAACCAGGACATCGAAAGAAGATAACCTCAGAGATCAATAAGATCACTGTTAATGATTGGCTGCCTGACCAAAAACCGGTGAGTTTAACACacaacctcacacacacacacacacacacacacacacacacacacacacacacacacacacacacacacacacacacacacacacacacacacacatttaaacacatacatatgttaatttgtttttatttgcatATAATCTATAGGCAACTCTTGGAGAGTGGTTAGCTATGATTGGGTTGAGTCAGTATCACCAAGTCTTAGTCCAGAATGGATACGAGAACATTGACTTTATCACTGATATCACATGGGAGGACCTTCAGGAGATTGGCATTACAAAACTTGGTAAGATAGATGGTGGACTGGGATCCTTAATGTTCTTCTGTTCTTTCCAAACTGCCTAGGCTGTAGTGGTTTACTCTTTTTCTTTAACCAAATTTGCCTAGGTCACCAGAAGAAGCTTATGCTTGCAGTGAAGAAGCTGGCAGAGATCCAGAAGGCCTCTGACGGTCGCAACACATTGCGTAAAAAGCCCCCAGCCGCTCAGGAGGTGATGGCTATTGAGAGCCCACCCCATGACAGCGGAGAGTGTATGTCCCCTAAAATGAGCACTTTCCAGGACAGTGAACTGAGCGGGGAGTTACAGGCTGCTCTTACACGCCCTGCTGATGTGCAGGATGGTGCAGAAGTGAGAACCAACAGCAGTCTCGGAGCACAACACCGAGCCCGCAGTCTGCATGAGAACACTATGAACAAGAGCCGAGACACAGAGGAGCCTAGTGGGCCACCCAAAAAGGAGGCACGTACCATGCGGCAGAGCAGCCAGGGAGGCCAGAGAAGTGTCTCATCGGCACAGCCGAAACCACGTCAATCTTATCCCCAAGGTGCAGGACCACCCTATACTCCACCACAAACACCCACCAAAACAAAGCCTCCCGCCTCACAGACGGTGAGCAACCcaccaaataaacaaaaacctAGTTCTCAGATGCTTCAGCAGCCTGAAAAGCCCATGACACCTCGTGCTCACCCTCAATCCCCCACTCAGAGGTCCCATCCACACCCAGCTGCCCAGCCTGTGGAAACTAAGGAAGCTGCACCCCAGGGACCTGCTGTCTCAGTACCACTCTTGTGCCTGCCTCCAGATGGCGATGAAGCTTGTGATGAGTATGGTCTGCTTAAGAAACGTGCCAATAGCCTCAATCGCTATGCTGTGTCTGATGGTGAGCAGGAGCGAGATGAGCTAAATGTGCAAGATTCAGGAGGAAAGTATGCCACAGTACAGCACCGGGTGGGTCGCAGCAACTCTATGAAAGGGCAGGCGGACAAAAATGTCAACCGAAGCCAGTCCTTTGCACTAAGACAGAAGAAGAAGGGTCCTCCTCCACCTCCCCCTAAACGTTCCAGTTCAGCCATATCAAGCTCCAGTAGTAATCTGACAGAAGTGCCCAAGGAGACGAGCAGTGGACCTCTTCTGGAGGTTCCCTACCAACCACAAAGACGTGCAAGTGACCTGGGTGGCACTGTAGACACGGGCAGTGCCGGTAGTGTGAGAAGCATTGCGGCCATGTTGGAAATGTCCTCCATTGGTGGGGGTGCCAAGGGTCTCGCTTTACAGAAGTTTGCAGGTCACTATCTGCAGGTAAGGTCATTGTGTCTTTGGGATGATACTTAGTATTTACCAATATCTGGTGCAGTAAAACAAGATTGTTTCTCTACAGGTGGGTTCTACAGGAGCAAAGCAGCGTGATGCCATTGGACTGGATGGAGAAGTAGTGAACCGTCGCAGGACTATTAGTGGGCCTGTCACTGAATTAGTTGCAGCTGCGAAGCGAGGACCGCAGCCGGAGCCAGTCCAGGATAGACACCGCAATGAAACCCAGCCAAGCTCAAGTGGGAGCTCAGCAGAGAACCTTCCATTTGCTGAGGATGGAAACCTCACCATCAAACAAAGACCTAGACAGGGTAAAGATGAGAATGAGGAGGGACTAGAAATGTCATACTCTTTACCCCAGGAGGACCCTTCACGTGTGGATGCCACAGCCTCACTGAAAAGGACAGTCCAGAGCACCAAGCAGCAACCAAATGGCACTAAGTTCCAACTCACAGAGTCAAATACGGTAAAGCGTCGTCCCAAGAGCAAAGACAAAGATACAGAAGAACTTCAGGATGGGCAGATGCCTGTACCATATGAGAATGGGACTGGCACCATTAAAAGGCGTCCTGCGTCAGAGGTGACTGTTTCGGAGCAGCCCAGGCCACAGGAACATCCTGAGAACTCGCCCCGTCGGGACAGTGCAGACCTAGAAGGCCACGTTACCGAGAGTACTCCTCGAAAGTCCGCCAAGCCTCCGGTGTCCCCCAAACCTGTTCTGGCCCAGCACATAAAGAAGCAAGGACCACCGGCTGCCATCACCAAGAAAGCCCCGTTTCCTGGACCAACTGGGGCACCTGGCAGCCCAGGTACTACACAGTGCGGCCCTTTCACTTGCCCTGTCTTTACACAATTATGTGAGTATCCCGTAAAACCCTGTAGCATTTAGACTTCATTGCATCAAAGTCCGCTCAGTCTCTTTTCCCATCTCTCTCCCTATCTCTTTTCTCTTCTATTTACAGTTGAAGGAAAGAAAGTACCTCCTCCGATTTCACCGAAACCTACACCTCCTCCCACAGCTCCCAAACCATCCAAAAATGTTCTGCAGTCTTTAAATGCGACACCTAATCCCACTCCCACGCCCTCTCCAGCTAAGCAGACTGTCACCAGAATGGCCAGCACAGCTTCTGGCCCAAACAACAACCCTGTCAAGGCTACAACCCCACCAGCCTTGAGTGCGCAGAGCCCACACACACCCCAGTCTCCTCACACCCCACAGACACCTCAAACCCCACAGACACCCCAAACTCCCCAGACATCAGGTCCCCCAACCCCCATCCCCACACCCCCACCTGTAAAGCCACCTCGATCCTCAATCAGTGGGGTGTCCATGGACAGTTCAACTGGATCAGCGTTTGTCGCAGGGGTAGTGACAGTAGATGCAGTGCACCAGAAGATAGAGGAGACCAGTGCCTCACTGGCTGCAGCCCTGCAGGCAGTTGAAGAGAAGATCAAGGAGGATGGGCAAAAAGAGTGAGTGTCATGAAACATGCAAAAATCTTTTCCAGTAACATCACAGACAGATAGGAATCTAGTCTACGATGGCATCTAGTTTCATGTTAACATTTAAGTTAAAATAGTTTCCAATACTTTTCTAGTCACAAGTCCTTCAAATCAAGTTGGCAGTTTTGAGACTACATCTTTGGTTATTAAGATGCAAAGACTTTAAGCATGTTTCATCAGGTTGAGTACACCGAGTGATGGTACCAGACTACTATAGTAATTTAAACAACTGTGATTTTCAAAACAGCCTCTACTATGTTAGCAAACCAGACTATATAAATAAGGGCACATCTATTTAAAGCTTTAAAGCTGATTGGCCATCAACAGATATGATCATCGCTTCATGGTCTTTACTGATCGCTCACATACGGCAGCGCTTGAAAGCCGTGTCTATCATCGTATCCCTAATATATCTGCACATAGACGGATCCGCTGGTAGACGCAGCTTTTTAATGCTCCTGTGTGCTTGTACGGTGAAGAGCATGAAGCGATGATCATTGTAGCCAATCATAGTCATATCTGTTGAGCGTGTGAACACAATTGCTAATCAGCAGTATTTAAGAATCGCTCAACAACATTCAAATGTTAGCGGGAAATTGACGTTTTTGAAATTTCAGTACCGACAGGTATTGCCGTCGGTACTTTtgactatttttactgcaacacaactctaaTACTGATACTTACAGATGGTGATGGATATACATGTAGTCTTGAACCAAATGCCATGCCATCAATTTTTCCCCACAAGAAGTCTAAAAACCCTCCGATATTGAGTGAAACCCACGCTGAGAAACTCATTCAGTGGCTGCAGCGTCATGACAAgtgttggcatgtttacatcctgccaagaTGGCATCTATCGTTTCTTTTTTCTGTAGTTTGtaacctcttttagtagctgtgctctactaaaagcctcaaaggcatcagggctcaAGTGGAGAGACCAAAGACGCAAGTCtttattaagttttatttatccacaggcatcttcccatacttttctcctcttcttatcgctaggaaagcagtgaagacttacatcatttctcttgttgcccttcgactaaaaattacaatcaaaagccgcacaatgtggcatcagtgttgtgttgcggtaaaaatagcaacatgtaGTGGCAGTAGCTCACCTAGTGCcaccatttcacgtcatcgaaatAGTGGcgtccccatagtccaaaatatgtataaaaggatgtggattttttaaataacgtaaatctttcttAGGTTTTCCCCTACGTATTTTAGTAAGAAGAAGCTATACAACCTATTATCTTTACCACTGGGGAAGTGTTGACCAAAGAGATCTATTCATGTCACTTGCagctacattttttaaaattcctAAATGATACTGAAGTGTGTNNNNNNNNNNNNNNNNNNNNNNNNNNNNNNNNNNNNNNNNNNNNNNNNNNNNNNNNNNNNNNNNNNNNNNNNNNNNNNNNNNNNNNNNNNNNNNNNNNNNNNNNNNNNNNNNNNNNNNNNNNNNNNNNNNNNNNNNNNNNNNNNNNNNNNNNNNNNNNNNNNNNNNNNNNNNNNNNNNNNNNNNNNNNNNNNNNNNNNNNNNNNNNNNNNNNNNNNNNNNNNNNNNNNNNNNNNNNNNNNNNNNNNNNNNNNNNNNNNNNNNNNNNNNNNNNNNNNNNNNNNNNNNNNNNNNNNNNNNNNNNNNNNNNNNNNNNNNNNNNNNNNNNNNNNNNNNNNNNNNNNNNNNNNNNNNNNNNNNNNNNNNNNNNNNNNNNNNNNNNNNNNNNNNNNNNNNNNNNNNNNNNNNNNNNNNNNNNNNNNNNNNNNNNNNNNNNNNNNNNNNNNNNNNNNNNNNNNNNNNNNNNNNNNNNNNNNNNNNNNNNNNNNNNNNNNNNNNNNNNCCTTTCCTCCTTCACCTGCCCTCTTTCTCTTCCTGCCCTCATCATGTGCAGTGTCCTGTGTGCCTTAACATGAGAGGTGACCTCAGTGCTTCTAACACACGCAAGCAAACAGAACTGAGAAAGGTCCAGTGTCATGTGGGAGGCATTGCCTTAAGCCAGTAGGAAAGGAAGAGCCTGTGTGCTCTGATTTGGTGAGGAGTGACTTCATCCTTTAGTCATCTGCAACAAGGTGATATACAGTTCAGGCCTTgaagtttccagccaaaatgtacAGTGGGACTATTCTTTGGCAGTTGAGTGGATGGTGAAGGTAGGCATTGAACACCAGAATAGCTATTGGTTAGCATTATGCAATAGCCTGTGTGGCCTAAGTAAAGTGTGATGATGAATCATCCACAATAAGACTAGGATGTTGACTTGAGTGACCTCAGAAACACAGGCAAGAACAAGCTATAAGGGTCCATTGATGGTTGACGGCTGTCAGAAGGTGGGACGTCAGGAAGCACAAAGTGAGGAAGTTGcaaatgtgtgcgtgtgtgagtggCATAAAACAGGAATCTAAAAGAAACTTGCATGTAAGATGCTACAGACTGGCAGAGTTGTGAACTAACAAGAATTTCGCAAATGTTGATGTGGCTTGATGCTCAGCATTTCCACCTACCCAAGAAGTCTTCTTCGTAGCTTAAAGGGgtacttcacccaaaaaaaagaaaattctgtcattgaaaATTAAgccccctcatgtcgttccaaacctgtaagacctttgttcatcttcagaacaaaaattaatatatttttgatgaaattcgagagctttctgacccggctttctgaccctgcatagacagcaacgcaactgacacatgacccagaaatgtagtaagaacattgttataATAGTTCATGTGAAATCGGTGGTTGAACcggaattttatgaagctaccagaattctttctttttgtgtgcaaaaaaaacaaaactaacattAGAACGCCGGTTCTGCGTTAGCAGCACCACACGCTAGTAAAGGGAGAATTGAACCTTTACAAAGCTTCAAATCAATTGAACCAATTGCTTTGCAAAATGTGGTGTTTCGAAGTGCTTGAACTTGAGTGTTAATGCAACAAAAACATGCATAAAACCAGTTTTTAAAAACCCATTGCaaatgttttattgaaagtataatacatttaaatcaataaaaaataccatTAAATATGCAGGGtctgtatatttgtttttttaaatatttcatattaattTGTAGTGTTCacgctttgtttgttttttggacagcttatacagttgaggtcaaaagtttacacttcttccagaatctgcaaaatgttaattattttaccaaaataagagggatcgtacaaaatgcatgttattgtttacttAGTACTGACCGGAATAAAATATTAAGTCCACTAAagagaaaaccctgttcaaaaatccccttgattcttaatactgtgttcttacctgaatgaaaacttcagggtaaatgtaacatattttgtcttctaggacagtggttcccaattccagtcctggggaccccctgctctgcacattttgcatgtctccctttttTAACACACCTGACAGAGATCATCAGCTTGTTAAGGGAGAgagccatgaactgaactaatgatctgatgatctcaatcaggtgtgttaaaaa is part of the Garra rufa chromosome 1, GarRuf1.0, whole genome shotgun sequence genome and harbors:
- the caskin1 gene encoding caskin-1 — its product is MGKDQELLQAVKTEDLMTVQKLLQRPKPGKAKLLGSAKKVNVNFQDTDGFSPLHHAALNGNVEVISLLLESQAIVDIRDQKGMRPLHYAAWQGKSEPMKLLLKSGSSVNGQSDEGQIPLHLAAQHGHYDVSEMLLQHQSNPCIVDNAGKTPLDLACEFGRVGVVQLLLSSNMCAALLEPKPGDSTDPNGTSPLHLAAKNGHIDIIRLLIQAGIDINRQTKAGTALHEAALCGKTDVVRLLLDSGINATVRNTYSQTALDIVYQFTATQASREIKQMLRDASAALQVRALKDYCNNYDLTSLNIKAGDVITVLEQHSDGRWKGCIHDNRTGNDRVGYFPSSIVEVISKRPGAAGSWSTVTCTQQYQKIQLCAPVSGPVSPPVAMVNGDSFHEIHILPPPPPPPPHSHLPLFTSFGYNRSPNTSGEPHSGQGSRGSESSPHGSPTPAGGPQGGSNEEIWVLRKPVAGGDRSSVGSSGSVASARSSGSGQSAGSSSILHAQAEGVKLLATVLSQSAKAKEHLLEQTKSLDHSSHASSNKGPSSRSQSLSSCPLHEQPYGEAVSQRKGEALPEGKSSEAVIEWLSEFQLQVYAPNFISAGYDIPTISRMTPEDLTAIGVTKPGHRKKITSEINKITVNDWLPDQKPATLGEWLAMIGLSQYHQVLVQNGYENIDFITDITWEDLQEIGITKLGHQKKLMLAVKKLAEIQKASDGRNTLRKKPPAAQEVMAIESPPHDSGECMSPKMSTFQDSELSGELQAALTRPADVQDGAEVRTNSSLGAQHRARSLHENTMNKSRDTEEPSGPPKKEARTMRQSSQGGQRSVSSAQPKPRQSYPQGAGPPYTPPQTPTKTKPPASQTVSNPPNKQKPSSQMLQQPEKPMTPRAHPQSPTQRSHPHPAAQPVETKEAAPQGPAVSVPLLCLPPDGDEACDEYGLLKKRANSLNRYAVSDGEQERDELNVQDSGGKYATVQHRVGRSNSMKGQADKNVNRSQSFALRQKKKGPPPPPPKRSSSAISSSSSNLTEVPKETSSGPLLEVPYQPQRRASDLGGTVDTGSAGSVRSIAAMLEMSSIGGGAKGLALQKFAGHYLQVGSTGAKQRDAIGLDGEVVNRRRTISGPVTELVAAAKRGPQPEPVQDRHRNETQPSSSGSSAENLPFAEDGNLTIKQRPRQGKDENEEGLEMSYSLPQEDPSRVDATASLKRTVQSTKQQPNGTKFQLTESNTVKRRPKSKDKDTEELQDGQMPVPYENGTGTIKRRPASEVTVSEQPRPQEHPENSPRRDSADLEGHVTESTPRKSAKPPVSPKPVLAQHIKKQGPPAAITKKAPFPGPTGAPGSPVEGKKVPPPISPKPTPPPTAPKPSKNVLQSLNATPNPTPTPSPAKQTVTRMASTASGPNNNPVKATTPPALSAQSPHTPQSPHTPQTPQTPQTPQTPQTSGPPTPIPTPPPVKPPRSSISGVSMDSSTGSAFVAGVVTVDAVHQKIEETSASLAAALQAVEEKIKEDGQKE